DNA from Roseimicrobium sp. ORNL1:
TGGTGGAGAAGCCCATTTCCGTGCACAAGGCGGACTGCGAACGCCTCATCGCGGCCCACACGGACAAGAAGAAGATCTTCGCCGCCATGTTCAACATGCGCACGAACGCCGTCTTCAAGAAGGTGAAGGACCTCATCGACAGCGGTGAACTCGGCGAAGTACGTCGCGTGCACTGGGAAGTGACGAACTGGTTCCGCACGAACTACTACTACGCCACTGGCGGCTGGCGCGGCACCTGGAAGGGTGAAGGCGGCGGCGTGCTGATGAACCAGTGCCCCCACAACCTGGACCTCTTCCAGTGGCTCTTCGGCATGCCGGACAGCGTGCGCGGTTTCTGCCAGTTCGGCCGTTTCCACGAGATCGAAGTGGAAGACGACGTGACCGCCGTATTCCAGTACAAGAACGGCACCACCGCCACCTTCGTGACTTCCACGGGTGAAGCTCCCGGACGCAACTGCCTGGAAATCTCCGCCGAGAAGGGCCGCCTCACCGTGACGGATGGCACCCGCATCCACTTCCAGCGGAACCGCCAGCCCATGAGCGAATTCTGCATGAAGGCGGAAGCCGCCTTCGCCATGCCCGAGAGCTGGCACATGGATATTCCCGTCGACAACAGCGGCGGCCAGCACATCGAGATTCTTCAGAACTTCACCAACGCCATCCTGAAGGGTGAGAAGCTCCTCTCCCCTGCGGAAGAGGGCATCCGCAGTGTGGAACTGGCGAACACCATCCTCCTCTCCACCTGGCAGGACAAGACCATCGACCTGCCCATGTCCTCCGCGGACTACGAGCGCATCCTTCTTGAGAAGGGTGAGCAAAGCACCTTCCAGAAGACCAAGGTCGTGGCGAAGGCCACGTCAGATGACTTCGCGAAGTCGTTCCGTTGATAGATACCGGGCGAGCTATTGGCGGCGGAGACCATGACTGTGGATCAACTCATCGAAGAGGGTCGCAAGCTTCAGCGTCCCTGTGTCTTCCTCACCCCGGACGGCAGCGGCCCCGCCGCTGCCGAATGGTATGAGCTGGACAGCGAAAGAGACGCAGAGGACTCCGCCGGTTTTCGCCGCTGGCTCACCATTGATGCCCAGCATATTCCCGGTGCCGAGGCGGGAATCACCGGGTATGTGAGCATTTTCACCGATGAAGAAAAGTGCGTGGGCGGTCGAGTGGAAGTCACGCCCTCATGGCCCGACCGGGCGGGAACACTTCTCTACGCTCACGCCGCTTCCGTACTGCCCCCGATCGAAGCGGTGTTTGCAAAAGGATCAGAGGCTGTGGGAGATTGGTTGGAGTGGCACAACTGGGACCGCACTTGGCGGTACAATGGAAACTTCAAGGGCGCCGCCATCGCAGAAGCTTATATTCAGGCATGGATGCGAGAGTATCCCATTTACCTGAGTTCGCCGGACATCTACGCCGTGCTCGGGGGCTGGCATTTTCCGATGTCGGATGATGACTGGCTCGACCTGATGGATGAACAATTGATGGTCTTCACCCTCCGCGATTCCGAGCCGTGGGTCGAGGCCTGGCGCACCGGGGCTGGTGAGTTCAAAGTCTTCCAGCGTATCACCTGAGGATCACTCCCCACTCAGGGAGTGGACAAGACAAATGACCGACTGGAATCCCAAAGAGGTGGCGAAATTTTTCGCCACGGCGCCGGAAATGCCTTATGAAGAGGACGCGGAATTCCGCTTTCAATTTCAAGTGAGGGAAGCTCATGCGGAGTTACGTGTGTCTCCGTTCAATGAACTGGTCTTGGTGACGCTCTGGATAACGAAGCCAGAAGAGTGTCTGGCTCATTGGGCATTC
Protein-coding regions in this window:
- a CDS encoding Gfo/Idh/MocA family oxidoreductase — protein: MDTVRLGIVGLGNMGKAHLMNIRAGKVEGLRVTALCESVGTLPKLIEGETPFTDVNAMIHSGRIDAILICTPHFSHTTIGIEALKTGLHVLVEKPISVHKADCERLIAAHTDKKKIFAAMFNMRTNAVFKKVKDLIDSGELGEVRRVHWEVTNWFRTNYYYATGGWRGTWKGEGGGVLMNQCPHNLDLFQWLFGMPDSVRGFCQFGRFHEIEVEDDVTAVFQYKNGTTATFVTSTGEAPGRNCLEISAEKGRLTVTDGTRIHFQRNRQPMSEFCMKAEAAFAMPESWHMDIPVDNSGGQHIEILQNFTNAILKGEKLLSPAEEGIRSVELANTILLSTWQDKTIDLPMSSADYERILLEKGEQSTFQKTKVVAKATSDDFAKSFR